Genomic segment of Chitinophagales bacterium:
AAATTAATAGCCTGGGCCTGGTCGCTTTTCACCTTAACCGGAATTAGTCCTGAAAAAGGCGCAAAAACTTCAGTCTATCTTGCTTCAAGTGAAGAAGTAGAAAATACCTCTGGCAAATACTTTGAGGAATGCCAGGCCTGTGAAAGTTCGGAATTGACTTATGATAAGCAATTACAGGATGCTCTTTGGGAAAAAACAGCAAGGTATACCGGAAAGGGCAATTGGGATGTTTGATTTTTAATTGTTATACTTTTCATTTCTCCCCAGCTTACAAAAGACTGCTTGTGCCTGTTTTTCAAAGAACCTTTACCAAACTCCATTCTAATGACGATAGACTTCCAAAGTCTTATTCCGATAACTATGACGACTTAATTTTTGCTGTGGTGCTTTTTCAAATTTTTGTTTGAATTCAATGATTAATAACGCAGTTTTGCAAAACAATTCCCTTAGTTTTTGTTTAGCTTATTAGATGGATTGCTCCACAAGTATTTTTTGAATGAGTCAATATTCGATAAAAGATTTAGAATTGCTTACCGGCATTAAATCCCATACCTTGCGAATATGGGAAAGCCGCTATAATGTCATTACTCCAAAACGCACCAAAACAAACATTCGCTACTACCTGGATGAAGACCTCAGAAAAATCCTCAATGTAGCCCACTTAAATAAACTTGGTTATAAGATTTCTAAAATTGCCAAACTTTCTGAGGAGGAACGAAATGAACTGGTTCTTGAAAACAGTGTAGATTGCGAACAGATTGAAGGTCAGATTCAATGTCTTACAAAAGCAATGCTCAACTATGACGAGCAAGAATTCAATCATTTGCTGGCGAATGCTACATTGAAAATGGGTTTTGAAAGATGTATGCTTGAAATTGCGTATCCCTTTCTGGAAAAAATCGGAAAATTATGGCAGGCATCTTCTATTTGCGTGGCTCAGGAGCATTTTGTAAGTAATTTATTGCGGCAAAAAATCATTGTTGCCACTGACGGACAAATGCTAAAAGATCCGGAAAACTCAAAGCGTGCAATACTCTTTTGTCCACCCGGAGAAATACACGAGCTCAATTTACTTTTTGTCAATTATATACTGCGCATACGCAATATTCACACTTTATACCTGGGTACAGATATGCCCCTTTGCGATCTCTCTAATGTTAAGGCACATTACAAGCCACATTGTTTTGTTATGGCAATGACCGCAGGTTATGCTCAAAAAAATCAAAGTGCACTTAACGAACAATTAAAAATTCAACTAGGAGATACTCCGGGTTTTTTAATTGGCAGCCTTTGCAATAAAAAATCAGAATGGCATAAAAACATTCACCTCGTTAAAAACATCAAAGAGCTCGAAAAGCAGCTAAAATCATTAGTTTAACTTTGTTTAACTATTTTAAATAAAAAGTTAAACATTTTATTGTTTTTTGTCCCTGTAATTCCTATATTTGAATCAAACAAAAAATAATTGATCATGGCTGTTATGAATTTCACCGATAAAGTTGTCGATTACACAAATAACCTTTTGCCATTTGCGGTAAATCTCACAAAAGACAAAGAATCTGCACATGACTTATTGCAGGAAACTGTTTACAGAGCAATTACAAATGAAGATAAATACCAGAGTGGCACCAACCTCAAAGCGTGGTTGTTTACCATTATGAGAAATATTTTCATCAATAACTACCGCAAAAACCAAAAGCGCAATACGCTGATTGACACGACTGAAAACCTCTATTTTATTAACAATGCAGGCACGGTAATCGAAAATGAATCTTCTACCAATTTTGTAATGGAAGATTTAATGCGCGCTGTAAATAATCTAAGTGATGATTTCAAAATTCCTTTCGTAATGCATTATGAAGGGTTTAAATATCACGAAATTGCAGACAAATTAAACTTGCCACTGGGAACAGTTAAAAGTCGCATTTTCTTTGCCCGTAAAGAATTGAAGTCAAAACTAAAACCATACGACAGAAATAAATACAACCGCTAAGTTTTAGACTAGCCAACAACAAAAAAGCAGGACTTAAATTTAAGCCCTGCTTTTTTGTTGCATCAATCCTAAATATGTAGATTGCTTAATTTTTATGGTTAAGTATTGCGGTAAGCTTACTGAAATTAAGTATGCGATCAATACTTTTCTGAGTCACATCCTGCCCAGTATTAGCAAAATTATCAAGCACATTTTTTGATTCTTCCATTTGAACATATTTTTCCTTCAAAAAGGGATTTCTCAAAAAAGCTTCTTCAATAGCTTGATTTTCAGTGGGCTCTGTCTCATTATACAGCTTTTTGACCAAATAATCATATGTAGATAATTCTTGCATTTTGGCTCTTTTTTTAATGAATGAAAGACAAGCTACTAACGCAAGCATTTCTTAATTATTTTACAAACAAAAAAAGAGCACCCCAAATTAATGGGATACTCTTTGCTTCAAACCCTAAAAATGAAACTATCTTTATTACAATTGAATGTGATTTTCTTCAATGAATTTGCGCATATTAATAAGCGCATAGCGCATACGTCCAAGTGCTGTATTGATACTTACACCAGTGTTTTCTGATATTTCTTTAAAGCTCAAACCTGCATAATGCCGCATAATCACCACTTCTTTTTGCTCTTCAGGCAATTCCTGCAGAATTTTCCTGACTTTATCATGCGTCTCACCGGTAGTGATAATTTCTTCAGCATTGGCGTCATCCAATTTGAGCACATCGAAAATATCAAACTCATCAGAGCCGCTGAACTTTGGCGCTCTTTTGGATTTTCTGAAATGATCAACACATAAATTATGTGCTATTCTCAAAACCCAGGGCAGAAATTTTCCTTCTTCCTTATAATTTCCTGAACGCAAGGTCTTGATAACTTTTATAAAAGTGTCCTGGAAAATATCATTGGCCAGATTAGTATCTTTCACAAAAATTACGATGGCACCGAAAATTCGGTTTCTATGTCGATTGATCAATGTTTCTAATGCCGATTCGTTTCCGTTGAGGTAATCTTTTACCAAAACCTGATCTGTTAATTCTTTCTTCATTCTCATAATCGCTGGCTTTTAGTGATATTTGCAAAAACAATTTGATTCACTACTACCAATAACTGTGCCTATTTTTTTAAGTGTTTGATATTCAGTCAATTAATTGACGTATTAAACTTCATTAAACAACAGTGTACAAAATTTTAAACAGCAAGTGTAGTAATTTGTATTTACCTTATGGAAGTAACAAGCGCAATTAAATCTCCTTTGGAACTGGACCCAAAAAAACACATCATTATAAAAGATGCCCGGGTGCACAATCTTAAATCTATAGATGTAGCAATCCCGAGAAACAAATTGGTGGTAATCACAGGAGTGTCCGGTTCGGGAAAATCTTCATTGGCCATTGACACACTTTATGCCGAGGGCCAAAGGCGCTATGTAGAAAGCCTTTCATCATATGCCCGTCAATTCCTGATGCGCATGGACAAACCCGAGGTGGAATACATCAAAGGGATAAGCCCCGCAATAGCAATTGAGCAAAAAGTAAGTACCCGCAGCTCCCGCTCTACTGTGGGATCGCTCACTGAAATTTATGATTATATGCGCTTGCTCTATGCAAGGGTTGGACAAACCATTTCGCCAATTTCTGGCAAACCGGTAAGGAAACATGAGGTACGCGATGTTGTAGATTTTGTAAAGACATTGCCCGAAGGCGCAAAAATACAGGTGCTTTTTCCGTATCGATTTAGAAAGAAAAATACACTTGAAAAGGAATTGGAATTGCTAAAGCAAAAAGGATTTAT
This window contains:
- a CDS encoding MerR family transcriptional regulator, translated to MSQYSIKDLELLTGIKSHTLRIWESRYNVITPKRTKTNIRYYLDEDLRKILNVAHLNKLGYKISKIAKLSEEERNELVLENSVDCEQIEGQIQCLTKAMLNYDEQEFNHLLANATLKMGFERCMLEIAYPFLEKIGKLWQASSICVAQEHFVSNLLRQKIIVATDGQMLKDPENSKRAILFCPPGEIHELNLLFVNYILRIRNIHTLYLGTDMPLCDLSNVKAHYKPHCFVMAMTAGYAQKNQSALNEQLKIQLGDTPGFLIGSLCNKKSEWHKNIHLVKNIKELEKQLKSLV
- a CDS encoding RNA polymerase sigma factor, whose protein sequence is MAVMNFTDKVVDYTNNLLPFAVNLTKDKESAHDLLQETVYRAITNEDKYQSGTNLKAWLFTIMRNIFINNYRKNQKRNTLIDTTENLYFINNAGTVIENESSTNFVMEDLMRAVNNLSDDFKIPFVMHYEGFKYHEIADKLNLPLGTVKSRIFFARKELKSKLKPYDRNKYNR
- a CDS encoding sigma-70 family RNA polymerase sigma factor: MKKELTDQVLVKDYLNGNESALETLINRHRNRIFGAIVIFVKDTNLANDIFQDTFIKVIKTLRSGNYKEEGKFLPWVLRIAHNLCVDHFRKSKRAPKFSGSDEFDIFDVLKLDDANAEEIITTGETHDKVRKILQELPEEQKEVVIMRHYAGLSFKEISENTGVSINTALGRMRYALINMRKFIEENHIQL